ATCGTGGAGGAACCCGCGGAGGTGCGCGAGCGGATCGTGGCGACGCTGCACGAGATCGTCGCCGCCGAAGGCGCTGCGCCGGGATCGGCCGACGCCGGCACGGAAGGGGAGGAGCGCTGATGGTCACCGGCGGAAAGAAGCCCGGGAAGCGGACGGCGAAGGACGCCCCGAAGGTGCCCGAACTGTCGTGGGCGCGGACTCTGGCGCTCGTGCCCTACTTCGCGGAGCCCCGGCAGCTCACCGAGGCGTCCGCCGACCTGGGCATCGGCTACGGGCAGATCAACGAGGGACTGAACTTCCTGGCCCAGCTGGAAATGCCCGGCGTACCGGGCAAGGCGGCGTTCGCGGTCAAGCGCGAGGGCATCACCGCCCAGGTCGTTCCCGCGGCTGACCTGCTGGCCGACCCCCTGCATCTGACTCAGGAGGAGACGTCGGCGATGCTGCTGTCGCTGGAAACGCTCGAGTCGTCGCCGATGCAGCGCGACGCCGGCGTCGTCCGCTCGGCGGCGGCGAAACTGCGCGGGAGCGCGGCGGGGAGGCCCGCCGTCGCGGACACGACCCCGCATGCGGCCGCCGACGTCGCGCACGCCGACATCCTGGCCACCGTCCGCGGCGCCATCGCGGACGGCCGGGTGCTCGAAATCGACTACCGCAGCGCATCCGGCGAACGCAGCGTCCGGCGCGTGGACCCGGTTTCCCTGGTCATGGTCGAGGATGACCCGTATCTCCGGGCCGTCGACCGCCGAGACGACGACTCCGATGGCGCGGCCGGGGACAGGGAGGCGGGGACCGTCGTCAAGTCCTTCCGCATCGACCGCATGCTCGGCGCCGCGGTGACGGGGGAGAGGGCCAAACGGCACCGGGCCCCCGAATACGCGCCCGACGACCCCCACGGGTTCCTGCGCGACGAGGGGTCGTGGGCGCTGGTCGACATCGCCGACGACGCAACCTGGATCGCCGACTATGACCCGGTCGCGTGGGTGCACGACCAGGGCGACGACGGCTTCGTCGACGGCGGCCCGCATCCCGCCTGGATCCCCGCCGCCAACGCCGACCGGACCATCGGCTTCCTGCTCCGCCGCTGGCCGGGCGCGAAGGCCGTCGAACCGGTATCGTTGCCAAAGGCCGTGGCGCAACGGGCGCGCAGGGGACTGCGGGCGTATGGTGAAACCCCGAACAACGGGTGACCCGGACCGGCGCCACCGATCCATCACCCCGTCCACAGCACACGAACACTCAGTCCCGAAAGGTGAAGCGGATGCCGAATCTCGGCCCCACCGAGCTCATCATCATCGCCGTCGTCCTCATCCTGCTCTTCGGCGCGAAGAAGCTGCCCGACGCCGCCCGGTCCCTGGGCCGGTCCATGCGCATCTTCAAGTCCGAGGTCAAGGAAATGAAGAACGACGACGAGCAGCCGGAGGTTCCGGAGCAGCAGGCCATCCAGCAGGCCCCGCAGGCCCAGCCGCAGCACCCCTTCGTGCAGCAGCCGCCGCAGCAGTCTCCGCAGGCCCAGCCGCAGCAGTACCAGCAGCAGCCGCAGGCTCAGCCGCAGGACCACCAGCAGTACCCGCCGCAGCAGCCGGGCACCGGCGAGCAGCGCTGACCGAGCCGTGACCGTGTCCACGCAACGCCCCCGGGCCCGCAAGAGGAAGAAGCGGGATCCCGAGGGCGTCATGTCGATCGTCGAGCACATCCAGGAGCTGCGCTCCCGGCTGCTCAAGGCCCTCGCGGGCGTCGTCGTCGGCACCATCATCGGCTTCACGTGGTACCAGTTCTCCTTCACGATGGGCCCGTGGAAGCTGCCCTTCGGCGATGCGACCTTCGGCCCCGCGCACTTCATGTCGCTGGGCGAGCTGCTGAAGGAGCCCTACTGCCAGCTGCCGCCGGAACAGCGGTTCGGCGGCGCGGGCAGCGAGGAATGCCGCCTGCTGGCGACGAGCCCCTTCGAGATGTTCATGCTGCGCCTGAAGGTCGGCGCCCTCGCCGGCCTGGTGATCTCCGCGCCGTGGTGGCTCTACCAGATCTGGGCGTACATCACGCCGGGCCTGGTTCGGAAGGAGCGCCGCTACACCCTCATCGCCGTCACGTCGGCGGCCCTGCTGTTCTCGGCGGGTGCGGTGCTGGCCTACTTCGTCGTTTCCTACGGACTCGAGTTCCTCCTTCAGATGGGCGACAACGCCCAGATCGCCGCTCTGACGGGTGAGAGGTACTTCAACTTCCTTCTCGCCCTGATCTTGATCTTCGGCGTCAGCTTCGAGCTGCCGCTGTTCATCATCATGCTCAACATCGTCGGCGTGCTGCGGTACGAGACGATGAGGGACAAGCGGCGCCTGATCATCCTGATGCTGTTCATCTTCGCCGCGTTCATGACGCCGGGCCAGGACCCGGTGTCGATGGTGGTTCTCGCGGTGTCCCTGACGGTCCTGATGGAAGTCGCGATTCAGTTCACCCGAATCAACGACCGTCGCCGGGAAAACGAACGCCCGGAGTGGATGGACCTCGACGACGACCAGTCGTCGGGCCCGATCACCGCATCCGGCGGCATCGGCGAGTCCGGCGGAATCGAGGCACCGACGCCGGTGTCCGCTTCCGGCGCCGTCGGCGGGGCGTCGCCCATCGACGGGGTTGCCCCGATCGGCGGGTCGGGCCCCGTCGCCGGCACCGCCCCGGTGAATGCGTCGCCGACCCCGCGGACCCGGCCGACGCGCAACTCGCGCCCGGCACCGCCGGCGCCACCGCAGCCGGACGTCACGCCGGATCTGTCCACGCGTTCGTCGACGGATTTCGACGACGTGCTCTGACGCCGATCACCGCGGGTTCTCCCAGCAAGCATCCCTTTTCCGATGACGCGGCGGCCCCTCCGGCCGCCGCGTTTCGGCTCCTCGGCCACGGCGCGTCCCCAATAGGCGATGCTTTAATGGTGGCGTGAGATTGCCATTCATCGCGGATGCGCTCGGAGCATCCTTCGCAGTGACCGCCATCGCGGTCTTCATCGTCACCGCCGCCATCCTGCTGGGCATCTACGCGTTCATCAGGAAGCGCCGCGGACTCAAATGGGGCAAGGCGGTCCCCGCCCTGCTCATCGTCATCGCGCTCATCGTCGGCGTCGTCGCCGGGGCTCTCAAGGGGATGCAGCAGCCGGGCGGACTCAACCGGCAGGTGGGCAAGGTGCTCACGCTGGACGAGAACACCAACAAGTTCCCCCGCCAGATCGAAGTCGACATGGCCGCGTTCGACGCCCTCATCGACCGGGTCGGCGAGGATCGCCTCCGCGAGATGAAGGACCGCTTCACGGGCGCCGACATGACCGCGCGCCACAAGATGCGCGTGGAGCACGGGTACACGTCCTCCGACATGCTCGCGTACTACGTGTGGCAGATGAAGGGCCAGGGCGGCGGCAGCACGGCCAAGGACGCCAAGGGCAACGCCTACTACCGGGCCGTCATGGAACTCGACCCCCGCGCCATCGAAGCCGCCGAGAAGGCGGGCGAGGCCGACCCGAACAACCCGATGCACGGCGCGATCGTCCTGGTGAAGGGCAACATCGCCGTCGACGGGCTGGTCAACGATTCCGGCAGCTGGGCGCTCGCCGACTCGAAGGCGACGGCGGACTCCGACGTCGTCAAGCATCTCCGCGAAGGCGGCGCGATCATCGCCGGCCGCACGAACCAGTCGGAATTCGCGAACTTCCTGACCACCCGCGGACCCAACGGCTTCTCCGGCAGGGGCGGCCAGACGCTGAGCCCCCAGGGGCCGCTCACCGTCGACCCGCTCGGCTCGTCGACGGGGTCGGCGACCGCCGTCGCGCTGGACTACGCCGACGTGACCATCGGCACCGAGACCTCCGGTTCCGTGCTCGCGCCCGCCGGTGCGGCCGGCGTGGTCGGCCTCAAGGCCGCCCACGAGGGCTGCTCCATTTCCGGCATCGTCCCCATCGACGATCGCATCGACTCGGTCGGGTTCCTCGGCCGCAGCCTCCGCGACGTCCAACTCGCCCACGACGCGACGTGCTGGAAGGGCAAGGCCTCCGGCGACGCCGCGGCGGAGAAGCCGGGCGACGAAGAATCCGCGACCGCGGACCGGGACAAGACCGCGAAGGACGGCGCCAAGCCGAAGAAGATCATGGTGCTCGGCGAGGTCCCGCAGTCTCTGAAGGACCTGGCGAAGAAGGGCGACCTCGAAGTCGTCGAGGCGCCCCAGAAGGTCAAGGACCTCGCCGGCGAGCTCGACAAGGCCAACGCCGAGGACATCCTCCTGGGCGGGTTCGGCCCCTCACTGGAGAAGCATCTGCGCGGTTCCACGGGCGCCGCGAAGACGGTGGGCGACGTCGCCAAGTACTTCGACGACAACCCCGACACCGCCCCCTACGGCTTCGACACGCTGCGCAACTCCGCGGACTTCGACGCCGACGAACGCGCCAAGGGGGCCAAGGAGCTGGAGAAGGTGAAGAAGCTCGTCGCCGACGTCGACGCCGAACTGCGCGCCGCCGGCGTCGACGCGCTGGTGACCCAGTCGACCGACCTGGCGACGTTCTCGCTGGCCGGCGTGCCGCGCATCTCCGTGCCGCTGGAAAAGAAGCCCGCCGGCGAGATGCTCGGCGAAGAGTCGCCCGAGGTCGCCTTCCAGGTCACCGCCGCCCGGCAGGACGCGCTGCCGCAGGTGATGGCCATCGCCGAGGCCCTCAAGCCCGACGCCCGCTGACACCGCTTCCCGGGCACCGGATCCCGCGCCGGTGCCCGGGCACGTTCTGTGACACTCTGGGATGTATGACCCTTCTGGACGACTTCATCGCCGACCTGGGCTTCGCCCCCGATGATTTCCAGCTCCGCGCCTGCCGCGCCATCGAGGCCGGGCGCGGAGTTCTCGTGTGCGCCCCCACCGGCGCCGGCAAAACCGTCGTCGGCGAATTCGCCATCCGCGCTGCCTTCGCAGACGGCGGAAAGTGCTTCTACACCACGCCGATCAAGGCGCTGAGCAACCAGAAGTACCACGACCTCGTCGACGTCTACGGCGAGGAGAAGGTCGGCCTGCTCACCGGCGACGTCTCGCGCAACGGCGACGCCGACGTCGTCGTCATGACCACCGAAGTGCTGCGCAACATGCTCTACGCGCAGTCGCCGACGCTGAACCGCCTGAGCCACGTGGTCATGGACGAGATCCACTACCTCGCCGACCGCGAGCGCGGGCCGGTGTGGGAGGAGGTCATCCTCAACCTCGACGAATCGGTGAAGCTCGTCGGCCTGTCCGCGACGGTGTCCAACTCCGAGGAATTCGGAGACTGGCTGTCCACCGTCCGCGGCCACACCGAAGTCGTGGTCACCGACCACCGCCCGGTGCCGCTGAGCCAGCACATGCTCGTCGGCCAGCGCCTGTATCCGCTGTTCGAGGCCGGCGGGACCGAAGTCAACCGCGATCTGCTCCAGGCCGCCGCGCGCGCCGAATCCGGCTACGACGGCGGCGGCGGGGGAGTCCACGGCGGACACGGAGGGCACGGCGGCCGCGGCTTCAAGGGCGGGGGCCAGGGCGGCCCCGGCCGATCCGGTGGCCGCGGGCGCCGCGGTTCCGACGACTCCGGCGGCGGCGACTACCTCGGGGGCGGCAAGTTTGCCCGCCACCAGTGGAAGCAGCGGGAGGAAACGCAGAAGTGGCGGCCCCCGCGGCGGGGGGACGTCGTCAAGCTGCTCGGTTCGCGCTCGATGCTGCCCGCGATCGTCTTCATCTTCTCCCGCGCCGGCTGCGAGGGCGCGCTGCAGCAGCTCGGGGCCTCTCGGATGGAGCTCACCGACATGGGCGAGCAGGAGGAGATCGCCGCGATCATCGACGCCGGCGTCGCCGACATCCCGCCCGAGGATCTCGAGGTGCTCGGCTTCCGGCGCTGGCGGCGCACGGTGGTCCGCGGATTCGCCGCGCACCATGCCGGGATGCTGCCGGCGTTCCGGCACATCGTGGAAAAGCTGTTCAACCGCGGCCTGGTCAAGGTCGTGTTCGCCACGGAGACGCTGGCGCTGGGCATCAACATGCCCGCGCGCACCGTGGTGCTGGAGAAGCTGGTCAAGTTCAACGGCGAGGCGCACGTCGACCTGACGCCCGGCCAGTACACGCAGATGACGGGCCGCGCGGGCCGCCGCGGCATCGACACCCAGGGCAACGCGGTGGTGCAGTGGGCGCCGGCGATGGACCCCAAGTGGGTCGCCGGCCTGGCGTCGACGCGCACGTACCCGCTGGTGTCCACGTTCACGCCCGGCTACAACATGTCCATCAACCTGCTGCGCACCCTCGGCCACGCCGAAGCGCGGAAGATGATGGAGAAGTCCTTCGCCCAGTTCCAGGCCGACGGGGACGTCGTCGGCGACGTGGCCGAGTTGGAGCGCGCCCGGGCGCGCGTCGAGCAGTTGAAGGCCGAGATGGGCACCGCCGGCGCCGACGTCGAGGGCCTGCTGGCCTACCTGGAGCTGCGGTCGACCATTTCCGCGGAGGAGAAGGCCGCCAAGCGCCGCAACATCGAGGACCGCCACACCGAGACCGTCACCGTGCTGCGGCGCCTGCGGCGCGGCGAGGTCATCGCCATCCCGATGGGCAAGAAGGCCCAGCTGGCGGTGGTGGTGCGCGAGGACAATTCGCCCCACAATCCCCGCCCGACCGTCGTCGGCGTCGGCGGTTTCACCGGCCGCATCGAGCCCGACGCGTTCCCCAGCGCCCCCGAGGTGCTCGGCCGCGTGAAGGTCCCCGGTGACGCCGCCCGCCATCCCAAGCGCGCGGTGAGCATCATCCGGTCGGAGATCGACCGCCGCAACATCCGCGGCCCCAAGCGCCTGCGCCGCCGCACGGCGGTCACGTCGCCGGAGCTCAAGCGCCTGCGCCGCGAGCTGCGCGACCACCCCCTGCACGGCGATCCCGCGGTGGAGTCGGTGGCCCGGGACGCGGATGCTTTGCGACGCGCCCAGAACACCGTGAAGACCCTGGAGCGGCGCGTCTCGGCGGCCTCGGACACGCTGGCGCGCACCTTCGATCGCGTGCTGGACCTGCTCGGCGAGATGGACTACGTCGAGTGGCCCGATGGCGCGGCCGATGGTGACGCCGATCGCGGCGAGCCCTACGTTTCCGAGGAGGGCGAACGCCTGGCGCGGATCCACAACGCCTCCGACCTCCTGGCCGCCCAATGCCTGCGCCGGGGGATCTGGGATGACCTGGATCCGGCCGAACTCGCGGGCGCGGTGTCGACGCTGGTGTTCGAGAATCGCCGGGCCACCCAGGGCTCCGACGAAGTGCCCACCGAGCCGCTGGCCGCCGCGATCTCCGACACGTACCGCATCTGGCAGGAACTCGCGTCCGACGAGCAGCGCCATCGCCTGCCCATGACCCGCATGCCGGACCTCGCCTTCGCCACCGCCGTCCACCAGTGGACCGCCGGCGCCCCGCTGGGGTATTGCCTGGCGGCGGCGAAGGATGCCGGCGCCGAGCTCACGCCGGGCGATTTCGTCCGCTGGTGCCGGCAGGTGGTCGATCTGCTGTCGCAGGTCCGGCAAACGGGGTACTCCACCAGGATCCGCGACAATGCCACGCAGGCGGTGCAGGCGATTCGCCGCGGCGTGGTCGCGCTGGGGCATTAGAGGCACCCCGCGCCCGCGCAGCCGTTTCGCTGCGCCCGCGGGTGAGCCCGCCTAACCTGGTTTCATGGACGATACTTCCCGCGATCGCGGCCAGGACCCCGCCCTCGACCGCCCCGCCAGCCCGCCGTTGCCCGCCGGCCGCCCCGGCCCGGGAAGCCGCAGGCAGTTGGGCCTGCTGAACGGGGCGATCGAAGCCATCGGCGCCCGCGCCACGGGCCGCCGCCGCCTGGGCGTGTTCGCAACCATCGGCCGCGCGAAACGTCTGTTCCGCGGCTGGCTCATCTATTCGGCGACGATGATGCCCTTCGGCGAACTGTCGCGGACGGACACCGAGCTGGTCATCCTTCGCGTCGCCCACGGCCGCGGCGCGGACTACGAGCGGGACCATCACAGGGTCATCGGCAAGAGGGCGGGCTTGACCGATGCGGAAATCGCCGCCGTCGACCGCCGCGACCACGGTTTCACCGGACACCGCGGGGCGATGCTCGCGGTTGCGGATCAGCTCGTCGCAAAGCGAGACGTCGACGACGCCACCTGGGCGGAGCTGACCCGCCACCTGACCGACCGGGAATGCGTGGCGCTGGTGCAGCTTGTCACGCATTACGACGGCCTGGCCACCGCCCTCCACGTCCTGGGCACGCCGCCCGACGAGAAGCGGTAGCGCGCCTACTTCGCGCGGTCGGCCGCGGCGCCGTCGGCGGCCCAGCGCAGGCCGCGGTTGAGCAGCTTCATCGCGCCGCGGTAGGCCCACGGCATGTTCACCTGCGCCCACCGGCCGACCGGCACGTCGGGGGAGGTGGGGATGAGGTACGTGCCGGCGTCGACCTCGTAACGGATGATCGCCGCGGCCTTCGCCGGCGAGATGGCGTGGTTGCGGAACAGCTTCGTCGCCTTGGTCACGCGCGGGGCGTCGCGGTCGATGCCGTCGATGTCGATGGTGCGCACCAGCGGCGTGTCCACGGCACCGGGCACCACGGCGTGGACGGAGATCCCCTTGGGCGCGAGGTCGAATCGCAGCACCTCGCACAGGCCGAGCACCCCGGCCTTCGACGCGGAATACGCGCCGTGCCACGGCAGCCCGAGGATCCCGGCGGCCGACGAGACGCACACCAGCCGCCCGCGCCCGGCGTCGGCCATCGACGGGGTGAACGCCTCGACGATGTGGATGGTGCCCATCAGGTTGATGTCGATGACGCCGCGCCATTTCGCGTGCGGCAGCGTCGTCGGGTCGCCCCACACGGAGATCCCGGCGGCGTTGTACACGTCCCGCGGGGCGCCGTGCTTTGCGACGACGCCGTCCGCCCATCCCTTCACCGCATCGAAGTCGGCGATGTCCAGTTCGGCGGAATCGACGACGGGGTGGTTGCCCGGACCGGCCGCCCGGCGCGCCGCTTCGGCGGTGTCGGCCAGCCCGGCGGGGTTGCGGTCGGCCATGGCCACGCGCCAGCCGTCGCCGGCCAGCGAGATGGCCAGGCCGCGGCCGATGCCGGATGCGGCGCCGGTGACCACCGCCAGCGGGCGCGGGTCCACGGGGCGTGCGTCAGTCGCGTCGTCGTTCACTGTCGGACCTCCAGGGCCAGGCGCACGGCGCCGGCGAGTTCGTCGATGGCCCGGCGCGAGGCGCGCCACAGGCCGGGGGAGTTGAGGAAGGGGTGGACCAGGCCGCGGTGCATTTTCACGGTCACGGGCACGCCGGCGTCGGCGAGACGGGCGGCGTAGGCCTCTCCCTCGTCGCGCAGCGGGTCGAAGCCGGCCAGCGCGACGAACGCGGGGGCGAGCCCGGAGAGGTCTTCGGCGTACAGCGGCGACACCCTCGGATCCACGGCGAGCTCCGGCGAGGCCGAATCCCGGGTGCCGTCGCCGATGTAGAGGTCGGCGAACCCGGCCATGTCGGCGGAGGCGAGGAAGTACCCGGTCTCGAACTCGCGGCCGCTGCCGGTCCAGGCGTCGCGGCCGCCGATCCACGCGGCGACGTCGGTCACCGGCACGATCAGGCCCTGCAGCGCCGGCTGAGGCAGCCCGAGGCGCTTGGCCTCCAGGCACACGGCGGCGGCGAGGTTCGCGCCGGCGGAGTCGCCCATGACCGCCACGCGGCGGTGCGGCCCCGGACCGTCGCCCACCAGCGCCGCGTACACGGCCATGGCGTCGTCGAGCCCCGCCGGGAAGGGGTGCTCCGGCGCCAGCCGGTAATCCACGGAGACCACGTCGACGCCGGCGGACTCGGCCAGGCGCAGGCACGGGGCGTCGTGCGAATCCAGGGATCCCAGCGCCCAGCCGCCCCCATGGAGATACATGACTACGGGCGCGGTGGCGTCGGCAAGCGGAAAACCGAAGTACCTGCGCACGCCGACGCCGGCGATGATTTCCCCGCGCGTGCGGATCTTCGGCCGCGGCCCGGCGGCGAGGTACGCCTCGCGGTCCAGTCCCTTGCGGGCCTTGGCGGCCGGGATCTCCCGGATGCCCTTCGCCGGGCCGAGGCGCTCGAGCATGGCCAGCGACATGGCCACGTCCGCGTCCAGCAGATACCCCCGCCCATTGCGCGGCGGCCGGGCGACCAGACGCAGCACCGGCGCCGGCAGCGCCATGATGCCGCGTCCTGCCCTCGCGATGATCCTGGTCAACGGGTCGGGGCGGTGGTTCATGCCATCAAAATACCGTCGCCCGGGGTTATCGTGGGCGATATGACCGAATCACTCTTCCCATCGGACGTCTATTCCCGCCGCCTGGCCCGCGCCTCCGAACTCGCCGCCGACCGCGGCATCGGGGGCCTGGTTTTCGGCACGGGGCCCGACCTGGAGTACCTCATCGGGTCGAAGGTCAGCTCGCATGAACGGCTGACGGCGCTGGCGGTGCCCGCCGCGAAGCCCGGGGAAGGGGAGCCGGCCCGGCCGGTGCTGGTTTTGCCCGCCGTCGAACGCGGCGATCTGCCGGCGTCGGCGGTGCCGGATCTCGACGTCGACGTGGTTCTGTGGGCCGACGGCGAGAGTCCGCACCGGCTCGTCGCCGAGGCGCTGGGCATGGCGGCCGGTTCCGGAGGGGCGCACGGGGTGCTGGGCGTCGGCGCGTCGCTGACCGCCGACCACCTGCTGCCGCTGCTGGAGCTCACCGACGCGAAGGCGGTGCTGGCGGGGGAGACGCTGCGCGAGCTGTTCATGCGCAAGGACGACGCCGAGGTCGCCGAGCTGCGCGACGCCGCCGCCGCCATCGACCGCGTCCACGCCCGCGTGCCGGGCATGCTGCGCCCCGGCCGCACCGAGGCCGAGGTCGCCGACGAGCTTTCCGCCGCGATCCTGGAGGAGGGCCACTCGGCGGTCGACTTCGTCATCGTCGGTTCGGGACCCAACGGCGCGAATCCCCACCACGCGTTTTCGGACAAGAAGCTTGGCGACGGTGACGTCGTGGTCGTCGACATCGGCGGCACGTGGGGAGTGGGGTACCACTCGGATTGCACCCGCACCTACGTCATCGGCGAGGCGCCGGAACGCGCCGCCGAGGCGTGGGAGGTCCTCCGCGCAGCCCAGGAAGCCGCGGTCGCCGCGGTGCGCCCGGGCGTGACCGCCGCGTCGATCGACGCCACCGCCCGCGGGGCCATCGCTGCCGCCGGGCACGGGGACGCCTTCATCCACCGCACCGGCCACGGCATCGGGCTGAGCCTGCACGAGGAGCCCTTCATCATGGAGGGCAACGACCTGGTGCTCGAACCGGGCATGGCGTTTTCCGTCGAGCCCGGCCTGTACTTCGAGGGAGACTTCGGCATGCGGCTGGAGGACATCGTCGTGGTCACCGAAGACGGCTGCGAGCCGTTGAACCGGGGGCCGCATGAGCTGGTCGTGGCGGGGGAATCGGCCACGCGACAGACGGGGGACAAGTAGCGATGGGGCACGTGCTCGTCCTGGGCGGCACCAGCGAAATCGGCGGCGAGGTCGCCGCGCGCCTGGCCAACCACAACACCGTGACGCTGGCCGCGCGGCGGGTCGAGGCGCTCGACGACATCGCCAAGCGCCTCACCGACTCCGGGGCCGTGGCCGTCCACCGCGTGCGCTTCGACGCCGACGACCTCGAGTCGCACGGCCGGGTCCTCGACGAGGCATGGGCGCACGGCCCAGTGGACACCGCCGTCATCGCCTTCGGCATCCTCGGCGACCAAGCCGAATGCGAAACTTCCGGGGCGGCCGCCGCGCGGGTCATCCACACCG
This genomic stretch from Corynebacterium hansenii harbors:
- a CDS encoding helix-turn-helix transcriptional regulator — protein: MVTGGKKPGKRTAKDAPKVPELSWARTLALVPYFAEPRQLTEASADLGIGYGQINEGLNFLAQLEMPGVPGKAAFAVKREGITAQVVPAADLLADPLHLTQEETSAMLLSLETLESSPMQRDAGVVRSAAAKLRGSAAGRPAVADTTPHAAADVAHADILATVRGAIADGRVLEIDYRSASGERSVRRVDPVSLVMVEDDPYLRAVDRRDDDSDGAAGDREAGTVVKSFRIDRMLGAAVTGERAKRHRAPEYAPDDPHGFLRDEGSWALVDIADDATWIADYDPVAWVHDQGDDGFVDGGPHPAWIPAANADRTIGFLLRRWPGAKAVEPVSLPKAVAQRARRGLRAYGETPNNG
- the tatC gene encoding twin-arginine translocase subunit TatC, which encodes MSIVEHIQELRSRLLKALAGVVVGTIIGFTWYQFSFTMGPWKLPFGDATFGPAHFMSLGELLKEPYCQLPPEQRFGGAGSEECRLLATSPFEMFMLRLKVGALAGLVISAPWWLYQIWAYITPGLVRKERRYTLIAVTSAALLFSAGAVLAYFVVSYGLEFLLQMGDNAQIAALTGERYFNFLLALILIFGVSFELPLFIIMLNIVGVLRYETMRDKRRLIILMLFIFAAFMTPGQDPVSMVVLAVSLTVLMEVAIQFTRINDRRRENERPEWMDLDDDQSSGPITASGGIGESGGIEAPTPVSASGAVGGASPIDGVAPIGGSGPVAGTAPVNASPTPRTRPTRNSRPAPPAPPQPDVTPDLSTRSSTDFDDVL
- a CDS encoding SDR family oxidoreductase; the encoded protein is MNDDATDARPVDPRPLAVVTGAASGIGRGLAISLAGDGWRVAMADRNPAGLADTAEAARRAAGPGNHPVVDSAELDIADFDAVKGWADGVVAKHGAPRDVYNAAGISVWGDPTTLPHAKWRGVIDINLMGTIHIVEAFTPSMADAGRGRLVCVSSAAGILGLPWHGAYSASKAGVLGLCEVLRFDLAPKGISVHAVVPGAVDTPLVRTIDIDGIDRDAPRVTKATKLFRNHAISPAKAAAIIRYEVDAGTYLIPTSPDVPVGRWAQVNMPWAYRGAMKLLNRGLRWAADGAAADRAK
- a CDS encoding alpha/beta hydrolase; this encodes MNHRPDPLTRIIARAGRGIMALPAPVLRLVARPPRNGRGYLLDADVAMSLAMLERLGPAKGIREIPAAKARKGLDREAYLAAGPRPKIRTRGEIIAGVGVRRYFGFPLADATAPVVMYLHGGGWALGSLDSHDAPCLRLAESAGVDVVSVDYRLAPEHPFPAGLDDAMAVYAALVGDGPGPHRRVAVMGDSAGANLAAAVCLEAKRLGLPQPALQGLIVPVTDVAAWIGGRDAWTGSGREFETGYFLASADMAGFADLYIGDGTRDSASPELAVDPRVSPLYAEDLSGLAPAFVALAGFDPLRDEGEAYAARLADAGVPVTVKMHRGLVHPFLNSPGLWRASRRAIDELAGAVRLALEVRQ
- a CDS encoding M24 family metallopeptidase, yielding MGDMTESLFPSDVYSRRLARASELAADRGIGGLVFGTGPDLEYLIGSKVSSHERLTALAVPAAKPGEGEPARPVLVLPAVERGDLPASAVPDLDVDVVLWADGESPHRLVAEALGMAAGSGGAHGVLGVGASLTADHLLPLLELTDAKAVLAGETLRELFMRKDDAEVAELRDAAAAIDRVHARVPGMLRPGRTEAEVADELSAAILEEGHSAVDFVIVGSGPNGANPHHAFSDKKLGDGDVVVVDIGGTWGVGYHSDCTRTYVIGEAPERAAEAWEVLRAAQEAAVAAVRPGVTAASIDATARGAIAAAGHGDAFIHRTGHGIGLSLHEEPFIMEGNDLVLEPGMAFSVEPGLYFEGDFGMRLEDIVVVTEDGCEPLNRGPHELVVAGESATRQTGDK
- a CDS encoding amidase family protein codes for the protein MRLPFIADALGASFAVTAIAVFIVTAAILLGIYAFIRKRRGLKWGKAVPALLIVIALIVGVVAGALKGMQQPGGLNRQVGKVLTLDENTNKFPRQIEVDMAAFDALIDRVGEDRLREMKDRFTGADMTARHKMRVEHGYTSSDMLAYYVWQMKGQGGGSTAKDAKGNAYYRAVMELDPRAIEAAEKAGEADPNNPMHGAIVLVKGNIAVDGLVNDSGSWALADSKATADSDVVKHLREGGAIIAGRTNQSEFANFLTTRGPNGFSGRGGQTLSPQGPLTVDPLGSSTGSATAVALDYADVTIGTETSGSVLAPAGAAGVVGLKAAHEGCSISGIVPIDDRIDSVGFLGRSLRDVQLAHDATCWKGKASGDAAAEKPGDEESATADRDKTAKDGAKPKKIMVLGEVPQSLKDLAKKGDLEVVEAPQKVKDLAGELDKANAEDILLGGFGPSLEKHLRGSTGAAKTVGDVAKYFDDNPDTAPYGFDTLRNSADFDADERAKGAKELEKVKKLVADVDAELRAAGVDALVTQSTDLATFSLAGVPRISVPLEKKPAGEMLGEESPEVAFQVTAARQDALPQVMAIAEALKPDAR
- a CDS encoding DEAD/DEAH box helicase, whose product is MTLLDDFIADLGFAPDDFQLRACRAIEAGRGVLVCAPTGAGKTVVGEFAIRAAFADGGKCFYTTPIKALSNQKYHDLVDVYGEEKVGLLTGDVSRNGDADVVVMTTEVLRNMLYAQSPTLNRLSHVVMDEIHYLADRERGPVWEEVILNLDESVKLVGLSATVSNSEEFGDWLSTVRGHTEVVVTDHRPVPLSQHMLVGQRLYPLFEAGGTEVNRDLLQAAARAESGYDGGGGGVHGGHGGHGGRGFKGGGQGGPGRSGGRGRRGSDDSGGGDYLGGGKFARHQWKQREETQKWRPPRRGDVVKLLGSRSMLPAIVFIFSRAGCEGALQQLGASRMELTDMGEQEEIAAIIDAGVADIPPEDLEVLGFRRWRRTVVRGFAAHHAGMLPAFRHIVEKLFNRGLVKVVFATETLALGINMPARTVVLEKLVKFNGEAHVDLTPGQYTQMTGRAGRRGIDTQGNAVVQWAPAMDPKWVAGLASTRTYPLVSTFTPGYNMSINLLRTLGHAEARKMMEKSFAQFQADGDVVGDVAELERARARVEQLKAEMGTAGADVEGLLAYLELRSTISAEEKAAKRRNIEDRHTETVTVLRRLRRGEVIAIPMGKKAQLAVVVREDNSPHNPRPTVVGVGGFTGRIEPDAFPSAPEVLGRVKVPGDAARHPKRAVSIIRSEIDRRNIRGPKRLRRRTAVTSPELKRLRRELRDHPLHGDPAVESVARDADALRRAQNTVKTLERRVSAASDTLARTFDRVLDLLGEMDYVEWPDGAADGDADRGEPYVSEEGERLARIHNASDLLAAQCLRRGIWDDLDPAELAGAVSTLVFENRRATQGSDEVPTEPLAAAISDTYRIWQELASDEQRHRLPMTRMPDLAFATAVHQWTAGAPLGYCLAAAKDAGAELTPGDFVRWCRQVVDLLSQVRQTGYSTRIRDNATQAVQAIRRGVVALGH
- a CDS encoding carboxymuconolactone decarboxylase family protein; this encodes MDDTSRDRGQDPALDRPASPPLPAGRPGPGSRRQLGLLNGAIEAIGARATGRRRLGVFATIGRAKRLFRGWLIYSATMMPFGELSRTDTELVILRVAHGRGADYERDHHRVIGKRAGLTDAEIAAVDRRDHGFTGHRGAMLAVADQLVAKRDVDDATWAELTRHLTDRECVALVQLVTHYDGLATALHVLGTPPDEKR
- the tatA gene encoding Sec-independent protein translocase subunit TatA; translated protein: MPNLGPTELIIIAVVLILLFGAKKLPDAARSLGRSMRIFKSEVKEMKNDDEQPEVPEQQAIQQAPQAQPQHPFVQQPPQQSPQAQPQQYQQQPQAQPQDHQQYPPQQPGTGEQR